The window TCAGccgccaatatggcattcaggggGAGAACAATAATGAACCACCAAGTTGGCTAAATAACCTTTGTTGCCTAGAAACTGTTCAAACAGAGCAAGTAGATGGAGCCACCGAACATACTTCACTCAACGTAGAAAACAACTCGATACATACAATCAGTGAGAGTCCTTTTGAGAATGTCAGACAAGAGGTAAGTAATTGTCAATCTGATAATTTATTCTCTGTTTTTAATGAGGCCACTAACAATAACAGTATAGCACTGGAACATGAAGAACCAGAGTCCAATACTTTTATTCTTCCTCCAAGAAGAAACAGAGGGATGCCTCCTGATCGGTACTCACCAGAACATGTTCCCCGTAACTCAAGATACCCGATAAGAGTGGCTAGAGAAGGAATAGCAGATGTTGCAAAGGCTTTTTCCATCAGACTCTTAATAGAAGACATTCCAAGAACTGTTCGAGAAGCCAATGAGAAAGCTGAATGGCGAAAAGCCATGAATACAGAAATGCAAGCTCTAGAGAAAAACGAAACTTGGGAGAAGTGTATCCTACCGACAGGAAAAAAGCCAGTTGGGTGCAAATGGAGTTTCACCATTAAACACAAGGCAGATGGCACTATTGAACGGTACAAGGCAAGGTTGGTGGCCAAAGGTTATACACAGACCTATGGTATCGACTACACTGACACTTTTTCACCGATTGCAAAGATTAATACTATCAGGGTGTTGTTTTCAATAGCAGCAAATGAAGATTGGTCACTCCATCAATTTGACGTCAAGAATGCTTTCTTGTATGGAGAGTTGAAAGAAGAAGTGTACATGGAAGCTCCTCCAGGTTTCTCAACGGGATTTAGAAAACATGAAGTTTTCCGGTTAAAGAAGGCTTTTTATGGACTTAAACAATCTCCACGTGCCTGGTTTGGAAGATTTACGGATGCCATGAAAAGGTATGGGTACAAGCAAAGTAACTCTGATCAtaccttttttttgaaaaaacggGGAGATTTAATCACTTTCCTAATCATCTATGTGGATGATATGATCATAACGGGAAGTGATACCgaagaaattgaaaaattgagAAGGAACCTATTTACAGACTTcgaaatgaaggatttgggaaGACTAAAATATTTCTTAGGAATAGAGGTTCTACGATCCAGTAAAGGAATCTTTATCTCCCAAAGAAAGTACATTTTGGACCTTCTGACAGAAACAGGAATGGTGGATTGTAAACCAATAGATACGCCCGTGCAAGTTAATCACAAATTGAAGATAGTAGAAGGTGCCACCCCTATCAGATAAGGACAGGTACCAGCGACttgtttaaaaactaatttacttATCACATACTCAGCCTGACATAGCTTATATTATGGGAATAGTAAGTCAGTTTATGCATAAGCCACAAGAAGATCATATGGAAGCTGCCATGAGGATAGTTCGATATTTGAATGGAGCTCCAGGAAGTGGAATCATTTTTAAAAGGAATGGCCATTTGAAGGTTGAGGCATACACTGACGCAGATTGGGCGGGCAACCCAAATGATAGAAGATCAACAGTTGGTTACTTTACACTTGTTGGAGGCAACCTGGTAACTTGGAAAAGCAAGAAGCACAAAGTTGTAGCTCTTTCAAGTGCAGAGACAGAATTTTGAGGGATTGTTAAAGGCATAACTGAAGTATTGTGGATAAAAAAATTGATGACTGAGATTGGGTTTCCACCACAATTGGCAAGCCAGTTGAAATGTGACAACAAAGCCGCAATTAGCATTTCAGAGAATCCCGTACAACATAATAGAAAAAAACATGTTGAGGTGGATCGACactttatcaaagaaaaaaaattgagaatgacATTATTGAGCTTCTATTTGTGAGATCAGAAGATCAGTTGGCTGATATTCTTACTAAAGGAGTTTCAAGACAAGCCCCTTGCTAAAGTTCTAATCAAGTTGAATATTGGTGATCCCACTACTCACCTTGAGAGGGAgtattagaatatcataattagagaataaaatcagaaaaatatcaaagaggattagaaaaaaattaatgtaatttattaggatattattccaTAACGAACGTACTCTTAGCGTATACTTTTGGTTTATATATTGATAAGAACCTTGTAATTAcagatgagaaatatgaataataaaaataatatttttttaaataattcttcGTTTCTTTCCTAAACTCTTTGTACCATGGTAACACTTCTTGGGTTAGAGTATTGGTTTTTGTTGCTCTGATTCTCCCAGCTTTGGTTGAATGAAAATTGAGGCACTACACATTCTATGCAAGCTAAATAAAGATAACCAAATCGTGTTTAaagataatattattaaataattttaaaagtaattacccaaatcagtcgtaaggattttaaaattggacattttagtcccaaaaaaaaaattaatacaaagatCAATCTCCAAAGTTTTATTCCGACAGACAAATCAGTCCTCAGTTCATTTTTCGACAAAgcaattacccaaatcagtccccaaagattttaaaaatggatattttagtccaaaaaaaattaatgtacaaatcaatccccaacatTTCTCTCTATTAGACATAACAGTCAtctgtccaaaaataaaataaaataattattattattattattattattattattattattattattattattattatttgtacaataatattgtactatatttttttgcattttttagataaaaataatgataaatttattcattatatatatatatagtcactcaataataataataataataataataataataataataataacaaaattattagagattattctaaaaaaattcgaagttaaaattatttgataattttgtatttaatataattaaaaaatgtgctatgtataaaaaaatatatttgtattaaaaaatatgcattaaaagaaaatattttaatttggatttatattaaatacatatttttttaatacaaacatattttttaaaatagtacatcttttgattatattaaatacaaaaatgtcaaataattttaatcttaaattttttgtaagATAATctctaataaatttatttatttattattattattattattattattattattattattattattattattattattattattattattattgagtgactatatatatatatatataaaagaatctaatgaataaatttattattatttttatctagaaaatacaaaaaattatggtacaatattattatgtaattaataataataataataataataataataataataataataataataataataataataataataataataatcaataaaattattagagattattttacaagaaatttaagtttaaaattatttgatatttttgtatttaatataatcaaaagatgtactattttaaaaaatatgtttgtattaaaaaaatatgtatttaacataaatttaaattaaaatattttcttttaatacatattttttaatacaaacatatatctttttttacataggacatcttttgattatattaaatacaaaaatatcaaatagttttaaccataaatttcttgtaaaatatactctaataattttattattattattattattattattattattattattattattattattattattattattgagtgactatatatatatataagaatttaatgaataaatttatcattatttttgtccaaaaaatacaaaaaaatatagtacaatattattgtgtaattaataataataataattttattttattttatttttggacggaggactattatgtctaacagagagaaacattgggattgatttgtacattagtttttcttggggactaaaatgtccgtttttaaaatctttggggactgatttgggtaattactttgCCGGAAAATGAACTAGGGACTGAGTAAAACCTTggggattgatctgtgtattaatttttcttggggactagaatgtccgattctaaaatctttggggactgatttgggtaattactctaattttaattaatgattaaatggggaaagaaaaaaatgaaaataatataataatttttaacactTGTAAATTTAGGATATAattatattcaataaataaatataataaaaaatgtgagaataacaaatatattgaaacaaaaaaatataacctaaaaatacataataataatagagaccTTCTCTGTACTAGATGCatgtaagtatttttttttacaacaataaacattaaaaattagaaaaataaataataaatcattttttgtaatgtttaaaataatacaaaatttcCCCTGAAGAAGTATAAAAATACCTCGTATATttctgtatatttatatatattgtttcacatatttttttaataaaataataaagttactgtAGTTATCAAACTTAACATATATATgccaaaataaacaaataataaagttACTGTAATTATCGAAAAGGGGATGTGGTTTATTTATTCTATCGCAACATGTTCTTGATCAGCTTGTTAAAGAATTGATTGCTTGATATTTAGAAAGATGGATAAATTCGTGTTTGTTGTTCATTATGATCTTGTCATTGTGTTCTATTGGCCTGGTAATACTTCCGTTGGAATAAAATTACAATGGACAATCGTGATGTACTATGGTGCTTTTTTCTTGGCTTATTCCTATTCTGTTTGGTTGAAGACGGACGCAATGTTTTCTGTTAGTTTGCTTAAAATtattgtctttttattttattttatagctTATCATGGACTATAAACTAACTCTCATATCATATTCTCAGGAAGATTATAGGCCTCCCAAAAAGAGAAGACTTTTCAGAGTATGATGATACATCTCGCAAAACTTTGGGTAATTGAATTGCAGGCCAAAGAAAGGTAGAAGTTATGGCTTAGGGTTTAAAATTAATACTGGTTTCCTCTGTCTCTAACTTTAGACCTACTTCTTTTAAAGCTTCTTCTAGATAACGATTATTATTAGTATACCTtatttgaatgaattgtgaaGTAGGAATGGACAGAAAGTTTGGGCATATGAGAGTGTTGATTTCCAAAGATGGAGCAACAAGAAATGCAAATATCTATTAGCCTACTTACAATTACTGTTCAAACTTCAAAGAGAGAAGCTTCAATGCAAATATCTATTAGCCTACTTACAATTACTGTTCAAACTTCAAAGAGAGAAGCTTCAAGCTTGCTCAACCATTATCAAATTTTCTTGATCCTGATCAAGTTCTACATATTCTAAGAGAAAACGCTTGTTGTAAGGTTCAGAATGTGTAAGTTTATTTGATTGATAAACTAGAATTATGAAGGAATTGAGAAGCAATAAGTAGGACTGAGATTGTAAGGATGAGTGAACTGTATATTGATGATTCTCTCTGGTTCCATTATTGCTTTTATGACATTTTCTCACTCTAACAAACTAGACACCTCAGCTCACAGTTATAATTAAGACCAATCCAGGAATATTTACAAAATGAAGAAAATTCTAATGTTTAATGTTACCAAGAGCtcttttcaattcaattaacTTCCTCGCATAATTCTGTTTTGATGATTCAGCGTTTCTGAAGGCAGACTCTGAAGCTTTGAGTTCGCTATCAACCTCTTCGCTTTCTTTCACCCAAGTGGCAGCTTTCGTATTGATGCTGAGAGTTTCAACCTCACAACGTTTCACAGTGGATTCTAACTTGTCCTTCTTCTCATACAGGGCTTTCAGTTTCAGCTCCAAGTCATTGATTTCATTCGACATCCCATTGATCCTTTCTTTTCCTTTGGAAATTGAAGAATAAAAGTGGGCCTGCCTGGATTTAGCTGTTTCTAACTTCTCTTGAAGTTGATTCTTGGATTCAATTAACCTTAGATGATTGCCACAGACTTCTTGAATAGACGGAAAATAATTGAGAACATCTTCGTAGAACTTCTTAATATCATTAACCAAAGGCTTAAGATCTGTAGGGACTTGTGACTTCAATTGTTCTAGCTGAGCTAAGAAGTCAACAAACTGTCTTCTAATGCCACCATCAGCCACCAATACTTGTAGTTGATTATCAAAAAGTTGTTGTATCTTGTAAAGGATATCAATCACCGAGAGACTTTGAGATTCGAATCCAGAACCATCAGAGGCAGACTTTGTAGGGGACAAACTATAACTCTCTAATAAGACTTTATCTAACTCTAACAGTACATCAACATCTTCAGGTCCATTAGTTTCTTCAACTCTGACTGGCTCAACTTCTTCAGTGTTAGGAACAGAAGGACTCTGTACAGGGGAAATAATTTAGAGAAAAGGAATCAAACTAAGATCTCATGTTTTTAGTTAATGGCTCTAGATTCAAAGATCTTTAAACAAGATTTGACCTCTAGAAGCTGTTGATCTTCTTGGTTTTGAGTTATGCTTTTGTAGCCTAAGTTGTCTGACACCTTTTGAGTGTTTAAGAAGGAAGCACTTGGAACCATAATGGAAAAAGTCTTGAGTCATGAAATAAAGTTTTACGGTTAAATAAATTTTGTCACCATAAAATTAACAACTGATAGTTTTGGTCTAAAAGTTTTCAAAAGCAAATCAAATCCATCCCTAGTGTCACCTCACATACAGAGCAATTTGGAGAAGAATATTTATGATGCTATGAACTATATGCATATAGTTGATTTGTTTGTGGGACAATAATTGAGACTAATTTTCTCTTGAAACTTTTGGACCAAAACCACATAGTTTTTCACAGACTAAAACCataatttcttaattttatagGAACAAAAAACTTCAAGAATGAAAACAACAAAAGAGATATTTTTAACATGGAAAATATATACCTGACCAGGAGGAATAAATCCCTTAGACTTtgtgatacgtgcttcaaatgttcgtgatatgaagagttcaagagttatttagaagatattttagtttacatttttagaatatcttatttaatgtattttgattttgtttatttaattactagattgggccttatgtttatgggctttagggttttctttgttttaacctaataagaggttataaatacctccttagctattgtagtcgtagaatagaatttttagaggtttgaaaacccctttttggtttcgtgatgaaaccatggtgtggacaattgaggttgaggagtccctctcttgttacatcggggaattgaatagaaggttgaggagtcccttcgattcaatttccaaactatggcgttgataagttaggttgaggagtccctttcttgttgcgtcaagaaattgggtagaaagtagagtgattctctttgtactcaatttcaacTTATCTTTTTTGttcctattttaatttcaatgtatctttttattcagtttgaatcattattttcttatttatcttttatttccgtatcatttggtatcagagctcaggtattagattaattcttattaatctatatttgttcttcttttatcataaaaaaaagagtCCAGTGTTTGTCGCGTCTTTCTTTTTGTTCATGTGTTCTTGTTTTCGTTTGCGTTTCATTAttgtaaaaaaaacaaaagaagaagcataaagtgaaaaaaaaaaaacaaaaaaagaaaaaaaaaacaaaaaaaaaagaaattatcttccttgtaattattgtccttttcatatattatttttttttcacctacaagattcgaggacgaatcttttttgaagaggaggagaatgatacgtgcttcaaatgttcgtgatatgaagagttcaagagttatttagaagatattttagtttacatttttagaatatcttatttaatgtattttgattttgtttatttaattactagattgggccttatgtttatgggctttaggattttctttattttaacctaataagaggttataaatacctccttagctattgtagtcgtagaatagaatttttagaggtttgaaaacccctttttggtttcgtgatgaaaccatggtgtggacaattgaggttgaggagtccctctcttgttacatcggggaattgaatagaaggttgaggagtcccttcgattcaatttccaaactatggcgttgataagttaggttgaggagtccctttcttgttgcgtcaagaaattgggtagaaagtagagtgattctctttgtactcaatttcaacTTATCTTTTTTGttcctattttaatttcaatgtatctttttattcagtttgaatccttattttcttatttatcttttatttccgtatcatttggtatcagagctcaggtattagattaattcttattaatctatatttgttcttcttttatcataaaaaaaagagtCCAGTGTTTGTCGCGTCTTTCTTTTTGTTCATGTGTTCTTGTTTTCGTTTGCGTTTCATTGttgtaaaaaaaacaaaagaagaagcataaagtgaaaaaaaaaacaaaaaaagaaaaaaaaaacaaaaaaaaaaagaaattatcttccttgtaattattgtccttttcatatattattttttttccacctacaagattcgaggacgaatcttttttgaagaggaggagaatgatacgtgcttcaaatgttcgtgatatgaagagttcaagagttatttagaagatattttagtttacatttttagaatatcttatttaatgtattttgattttgtttatttaattactagattgggccttatgtttatgggctttagggttttctttgttttaacttaataagaggttataaatacctccttagctattgtagtcgtagaatagaatttttagaggtttgaaaacccctttttggtttcgtgatgaaaccatggtgtggacaattgaggttgaggagtccctctcttgttacatcggggaattgaatagaaggttgaggagtcccttcgattcaatttccaaactatggcgttgataagttaggttgaggagtccctttcttgttgcgtcaagaaattgggtagaaagtagagtgattctctttgtactcaatttcaacTTATCTTTTTTGttcctattttaatttcaatgtatctttttattcagtttgaatccttattttcttatttatcttttatttccgTATCACTTTGGCTTGAAAATCTTGGttgaatttttaaatcttttacttTCTGGCACAAGGTTCACAAAAAGATTAGACGAGgagatttttctcttctttttgaaACTTGTATCTCCCTCTTCAAACCATTTCTTTGTTCGCTCAGTGGGACTTACATCAACTTCTGTGAAAGGTAGCCTGGACTGACTCACTAGAACAAAATAGAGATGTCAttggtaaataatataatttagacATTGAAAAATGAAACTCTAATTAATCAAGAGTGAATAACACTTGTAATTAATGTGTGTTAATTAGTACGTTGATGGCAATACACGCATCTATGAAACCTGTCAACTAGCTGACCATAAGCAAaatcatggacatatgtgaactGTGAAGATATAAGGATAGTGTCTAATCTATAAATTAAATTTCCCGTGGGCAAAAACACACAGAACTGTGAttaaaacaaacttaaaatttataaaagttaTTTGTGCACCAAATTCaaccactaaaatcagccaccaatgtatttgtgtataaatatttcaatgtgaattttattgtaacatgtattttatattggtgacttactttaataactgattttagtgtacacctgGCATAGTCTTAAAATTTATCAGCAGGGATAATTGATTTTCCTTAAGTAAAGTCTTGGGTTTGAGCAGAATTGCTTGCAGTTAAACTAACTAGTAATCAATTTATCACTATTTAACTAACGCAGTAATATCTCTAATAACTAGGAAAAATCCTTATTAAAAtataggagaaaaaaaaaatccacttaTCCACATTTGATTGGAAAATCTTAAATGGATCACAAATAGTGACTACCAATTCAAAATATGATTAACCAGAAGAGACCACTAGGTTTTTATAATGAAATAAAGTAAAAACCACCTTGTTTGGAGCATTCTAAACGAGTAGCATTCTTATCTGTTGCCTTATTTCTGACACCATAAACATTTAAGATATCACTGCCCTCTGCAAGCTTCACCTGAAGTGGGGATTCTACTGCTAACATTCGACCTTCAAAGCAATTCTCTATATGGCACAACAATTTCCTTTGGATTTGGTTCTGACCATACAACACACACGAGCTTACAATATCCCTGCGAAAAATTCTACATTGTTCCTGTAACATAACAAATGTAAAGAATAATAAACAACGCTTGAAATTCCAAACCATTTATCTATccgtctattttttttctttatgtctATTTTTATTAGGTAGAAGAGACAAAATTACACTGAAAGTTCACACACTACTTCAATCATTTAATGAGTCACGCATGCACAGTAATTATACAGTTCGGCAGACACATTCATCCTTCCGACCATCAGacttaattttgtttaattaattattaaaataaaaggtTTTTTTTGAGTTGGCACTAAATGGACAACTCACTCAAACTAAAGGTGCCAGCAAGAAGTAAAGAGAGCCACGTGTCCACTCAAACTAACACGCCCGGAAAGGTGAATGTGTCGGAAGAAATGTATAATTACTGTGCATGCGTGACTCATTAAATGATTGAAGTGCATTTGTGTCTCAGTGTAATCTTGTCCCTTcttcctttttattatataaaagttgatacaaatatattataaaataaatttatgatatattaatttttatagttgTGCTACATCAGTAATTTTACATAAATAACAATTTAcagttttataaaataaaaatagtaaatttttacaTAATAATGATACAAAAGTGATTAAATTTAATAACTATCATGactcaattaaattaaaaaataacgattaaatataattaatatttacattaaattataataataacaattttcaGTAACAAATATTTAAAGTGTATAATGACACAACAATATTTGTTTACTATATATACTAATATATCATgatcaataaaatatatttataatgttaTACCACATTTTTTGTATTCtcattttcaattatttttttaactttcttttttattttaaatatctccaaatagacaaaaaaaaattaaaattatactaTAAAGCACCATCTAGACATCTACTAAAAAAATATCAACAAATAAAtatactttgtttttcaaaattcgaataatttgtttatgaaaaatattcataccaataaataaaaaaaatatttttttttgaattgaatatattttataataaaatatataaaaaaattttattatataaaaatattaaaaaatacatataagtcAATATTTAACAAAGAAGCTAACTTTAGAAGATTTTTGTGGTTGTTATActttctttttaataataatattgaatTATATACAAATTACAAATTCTTTTATAAATGAATCTTTTAAGTTtaacattaatttatatattatctaattaatttctaattaatataataattttaactttatATTGTATAATATAACGGGGAGTCACTCAAATAAAGACatctaaaatatctttttctaaatatatttttaataattaaaatttaatatatataatcaattaaatcatgttatttcTGTTATAATTAGATCGAATAAACTGATTTAGTCGAAAAATTAATGAACCAAATCTTAAACCAATCtaaattaatacttttttttatatagaaaatgACTATAATATTTCTATTATAGAAATCGATTAAAATACTACTATTATATATAGCGAAGTTCTATGGTGGCATTAGTTTTGGTGActaaggcttagtttggtaaagcttttacttttcagaagtagcttataaaagttaacttttaaaagatggctttttaaaagttgtagcatttatgtttgataaatcaaattaaaaattacttttaataatcacaagcaacaacaattgcatttggtaaaataacttttaaaatttaaaaatactataatagacataaatg is drawn from Arachis hypogaea cultivar Tifrunner chromosome 12, arahy.Tifrunner.gnm2.J5K5, whole genome shotgun sequence and contains these coding sequences:
- the LOC140177094 gene encoding uncharacterized protein; protein product: MVPSASFLNTQKVSDNLGYKSITQNQEDQQLLESPSVPNTEEVEPVRVEETNGPEDVDVLLELDKVLLESYSLSPTKSASDGSGFESQSLSVIDILYKIQQLFDNQLQVLVADGGIRRQFVDFLAQLEQLKSQVPTDLKPLVNDIKKFYEDVLNYFPSIQEVCGNHLRLIESKNQLQEKLETAKSRQAHFYSSISKGKERINGMSNEINDLELKLKALYEKKDKLESTVKRCEVETLSINTKAATWVKESEEVDSELKASESAFRNAESSKQNYARKLIELKRALGNIKH